A genomic segment from Variovorax paradoxus B4 encodes:
- a CDS encoding type II toxin-antitoxin system RelE/ParE family toxin, with protein sequence MRVLWTLSAEQDRADIVDFIAQDNPLAAIRMDETFSAAVGRLAEHPLLGRAGQIPGARELIPHESYRLVYEVRADTVWILTLVHTARQWPSTRP encoded by the coding sequence GTGAGGGTCCTGTGGACCCTGTCCGCCGAACAAGACCGCGCCGACATCGTCGACTTCATCGCCCAGGACAACCCGCTCGCCGCCATCCGCATGGATGAGACTTTCTCGGCGGCCGTCGGCCGGTTGGCCGAGCACCCCCTGCTAGGACGGGCAGGACAGATCCCGGGCGCCCGTGAGTTGATCCCACACGAGAGCTATCGGCTGGTCTATGAGGTGCGGGCCGATACCGTCTGGATCTTGACCTTGGTGCATACCGCTCGCCAGTGGCCGTCGACCCGGCCGTGA
- the guaA gene encoding glutamine-hydrolyzing GMP synthase produces MQHDKILILDFGSQVTQLIARRVREAHVLSEVHPCDVTDEWVREYAADGHLKGVILSGSHASVYEETTDKAPQAVFDLGVPVLGICYGMQTMAHQLGGKVEGGHKREFGFASVRAHGHTALLKDIADFTTPEGHGMLNVWMSHGDKVTELPPGFKLMASTDSCPIAGMADEARRYYALQFHPEVTHTQQGKAILERFVLGICEAKPDWVMRDHIAEAVAKIREQVGDEEVILGLSGGVDSSVAAALIHRAIGDQLTCVFVDHGLLRLNEGDMVMEMFEGKLHAKVIRVDASDLFLGKLAGVSDPEAKRKIIGGEFVTVFKQEAAKLKAGDGGHKGATFLAQGTIYPDVIESGGAKSKKAVTIKSHHNVGGLPEQLGLKLLEPLRDLFKDEVRELGVALGLPPEMVYRHPFPGPGLGVRILGEVKKEYADLLRRADAIFIEELRNFKDESGKSWYDLTSQAFTVFLPVKSVGVMGDGRTYDYVVALRAVQTSDFMTADWAELPYALLKKVSGRIINEVRGINRVTYDVSSKPPATIEWE; encoded by the coding sequence ATGCAACACGACAAGATCCTCATCCTCGATTTCGGCTCGCAAGTCACCCAGCTCATTGCACGCCGCGTGCGCGAGGCGCACGTGCTCAGCGAAGTGCATCCCTGCGACGTCACCGACGAATGGGTGCGCGAATACGCCGCCGATGGCCACCTGAAGGGCGTGATCCTCTCGGGCAGCCACGCGAGCGTGTACGAAGAAACCACCGACAAGGCCCCGCAGGCCGTGTTCGACCTCGGCGTGCCGGTGCTGGGCATCTGCTACGGCATGCAGACCATGGCGCACCAGCTCGGCGGCAAGGTCGAGGGCGGCCACAAGCGCGAGTTCGGTTTCGCGTCCGTGCGTGCGCATGGCCACACGGCGCTGTTGAAAGACATCGCCGACTTCACCACGCCCGAAGGCCACGGCATGCTCAACGTGTGGATGAGCCATGGCGACAAGGTCACCGAGCTGCCGCCCGGCTTCAAGCTCATGGCCAGCACGGACAGCTGTCCCATCGCCGGCATGGCCGACGAGGCACGACGCTACTATGCGCTGCAGTTCCACCCCGAAGTCACGCACACGCAGCAGGGCAAGGCGATCCTCGAGCGCTTCGTGCTCGGCATCTGCGAGGCGAAGCCCGACTGGGTCATGCGCGACCACATCGCCGAAGCCGTGGCAAAGATCCGCGAGCAGGTGGGCGATGAGGAAGTCATCCTCGGCCTCTCGGGCGGCGTCGATTCGAGCGTGGCTGCCGCGCTCATTCACCGCGCCATCGGCGACCAGCTTACCTGCGTGTTCGTCGACCACGGCCTGCTGCGCCTGAACGAAGGCGACATGGTCATGGAGATGTTCGAAGGCAAGCTGCACGCGAAGGTGATCCGCGTCGACGCGAGTGACCTGTTCCTCGGCAAGCTCGCGGGCGTGAGCGACCCCGAAGCCAAGCGCAAGATCATCGGCGGCGAGTTCGTGACCGTGTTCAAGCAGGAAGCAGCCAAGCTCAAGGCGGGCGACGGAGGACACAAGGGGGCCACCTTCCTGGCGCAAGGCACCATCTACCCGGACGTCATTGAATCGGGGGGCGCCAAGAGCAAGAAGGCAGTCACGATCAAGAGCCATCACAACGTGGGCGGCCTGCCCGAGCAGCTCGGCCTCAAGCTGCTCGAACCGCTGCGCGACCTGTTCAAGGACGAAGTGCGCGAACTCGGCGTGGCGCTCGGCCTGCCGCCCGAGATGGTGTACCGCCATCCGTTCCCCGGCCCGGGCCTGGGCGTGCGGATTCTTGGCGAAGTGAAGAAGGAATACGCCGACCTGCTGCGCCGCGCCGACGCGATCTTCATCGAGGAGCTGCGCAACTTCAAGGACGAGTCCGGCAAGAGCTGGTACGACCTCACGAGCCAGGCGTTTACCGTGTTCCTGCCCGTGAAGAGCGTGGGCGTGATGGGCGACGGCCGCACCTACGACTACGTGGTGGCGCTGCGCGCCGTGCAGACCAGCGACTTCATGACCGCCGACTGGGCCGAGCTGCCGTATGCCCTGCTCAAGAAAGTGTCGGGGCGCATCATCAATGAAGTGCGCGGGATCAATCGGGTGACTTACGACGTGAGCAGCAAGCCGCCGGCGACGATCGAGTGGGAGTGA
- a CDS encoding type II toxin-antitoxin system VapC family toxin codes for MDASVTAAWLLPDQASEHTRKLYAAIRRDEVEPQAPNAWQWECANILANGVRSGRIPTSAVEGLWSVLDAIRHRVELHELAPAQHKAVLAVAIDAGVSLYDAGYLWLARSLSLPLATFDEQLIQAAPKAGVKLFDISTL; via the coding sequence ATGGACGCCTCCGTCACCGCCGCCTGGCTCTTGCCCGACCAGGCCAGCGAACACACCCGCAAGCTCTACGCCGCCATCCGCCGCGACGAGGTGGAGCCGCAGGCGCCCAACGCCTGGCAGTGGGAGTGCGCCAACATCCTTGCCAACGGCGTGCGCAGCGGCCGCATTCCAACGTCCGCGGTCGAAGGGCTCTGGAGCGTGCTCGACGCCATCCGCCACCGCGTCGAACTGCACGAGCTCGCACCCGCGCAGCACAAGGCCGTGCTGGCCGTGGCCATCGACGCCGGCGTGTCGCTCTACGACGCGGGCTACCTCTGGCTCGCGCGCTCGCTCAGTCTCCCGCTCGCCACCTTCGACGAGCAACTCATCCAGGCAGCGCCCAAGGCGGGCGTGAAGCTGTTCGACATTTCAACGCTCTGA
- a CDS encoding type II toxin-antitoxin system Phd/YefM family antitoxin, with translation MQSIGIAEAKNNFSALIDLVEKGEEVRITRHGKEVVRMLPVRRKPVITDEQIERELGQIDALHAAIQPGRSVRALLDEGRQS, from the coding sequence ATGCAATCCATCGGCATCGCTGAAGCCAAGAACAACTTCTCGGCCCTGATCGACCTGGTCGAAAAGGGCGAGGAGGTTCGCATCACCCGCCACGGCAAGGAAGTCGTGCGCATGCTGCCGGTGCGGCGCAAGCCGGTCATCACCGACGAGCAGATCGAGCGCGAACTCGGCCAGATCGACGCACTGCACGCCGCCATCCAGCCCGGCCGATCGGTGCGCGCATTGCTCGACGAAGGGCGCCAATCGTGA
- the guaB gene encoding IMP dehydrogenase, with translation MRLLGKALTFDDVLLVPAFSQVLPKDTSLATRFSRNITLNLPLVSAAMDTVTEARLAIAIAQEGGIGIVHKNFTAAEQAAQVAKVKRYESGVLRDPVVITPTHTVLQVMQLSDELGISGFPVLDGGKVVGIVTGRDLRFENRYDVPVSEIMTPRDKLITVPDGTTLAEAKALLNKHKLERLLVINSAWELKGLITVKDITKQTSFPNAARDPSGRLRVGAAVGVGEGTEERVEALVKAGVDAIVVDTAHGHSAGVIERVRWVKRNYPQVDVVGGNIATGDAARALADVGADAVKVGIGPGSICTTRIVAGVGVPQIMAVDNVATALQGTGIPLIADGGIRYSGDIAKAIAAGASTVMMGGMFAGTEEAPGEIVLFQGRSYKSYRGMGSIGAMQQGSADRYFQESTTGNPNADKLVPEGIEGRVPYKGSMVSIVYQMSGGLRASMGYCGCATIEDMKNKAEFVEITTAGIRESHVHDVQITKEAPNYRAE, from the coding sequence ATGCGCCTTCTCGGCAAAGCGCTCACCTTCGACGACGTGTTGTTGGTGCCAGCGTTCTCCCAGGTCCTGCCCAAGGACACCTCCCTCGCCACCCGTTTCTCCCGCAACATCACGCTGAATCTGCCGCTGGTCTCCGCCGCGATGGATACGGTGACCGAAGCACGCCTCGCGATCGCCATCGCACAGGAAGGCGGCATCGGCATCGTTCACAAGAACTTCACCGCCGCCGAGCAGGCCGCGCAGGTGGCCAAGGTGAAGCGCTACGAATCGGGCGTGCTGCGCGATCCCGTGGTGATCACCCCCACGCACACCGTGCTGCAGGTCATGCAGCTGTCCGACGAACTCGGCATCTCGGGCTTCCCGGTGCTCGACGGCGGCAAGGTGGTCGGCATCGTCACGGGGCGCGACCTGCGCTTCGAGAACCGCTACGACGTGCCGGTGAGCGAGATCATGACGCCGCGCGACAAGCTCATCACCGTGCCCGACGGCACCACGCTGGCCGAGGCCAAGGCGCTGCTCAACAAGCACAAGCTCGAACGCCTGCTCGTCATCAACAGCGCATGGGAGCTCAAGGGCCTGATCACCGTCAAGGACATCACCAAGCAGACCAGCTTTCCCAACGCCGCGCGCGACCCCTCGGGCCGGCTGCGCGTGGGTGCGGCGGTCGGCGTGGGCGAGGGCACCGAGGAGCGTGTCGAGGCGCTGGTGAAGGCCGGCGTCGATGCGATCGTGGTCGACACCGCGCATGGCCACAGCGCCGGCGTGATCGAGCGCGTGCGCTGGGTCAAAAGGAACTACCCGCAGGTCGACGTGGTCGGCGGCAACATCGCGACCGGCGATGCGGCGCGTGCATTGGCTGACGTGGGTGCCGACGCGGTCAAGGTCGGCATCGGCCCCGGATCGATCTGCACCACGCGCATCGTGGCGGGTGTGGGCGTGCCGCAGATCATGGCGGTCGACAACGTGGCCACCGCGCTGCAGGGCACCGGCATTCCGCTGATCGCCGATGGCGGCATCCGCTATTCGGGCGACATCGCCAAGGCCATTGCCGCGGGCGCCAGCACCGTGATGATGGGCGGAATGTTCGCGGGCACCGAAGAGGCGCCCGGCGAGATCGTGCTGTTCCAGGGCCGTAGCTACAAGAGCTACCGCGGCATGGGCTCCATCGGCGCCATGCAGCAGGGCAGTGCCGACCGCTATTTCCAGGAATCCACCACCGGCAATCCCAACGCCGACAAGCTGGTGCCCGAGGGCATCGAAGGCCGCGTGCCGTACAAGGGCTCGATGGTGTCGATCGTCTACCAGATGTCGGGCGGCTTGCGCGCGAGCATGGGCTACTGCGGCTGCGCCACCATCGAAGACATGAAGAACAAGGCCGAGTTCGTCGAGATCACCACGGCCGGCATCCGCGAAAGCCACGTTCACGACGTGCAGATCACCAAGGAAGCGCCGAACTATCGCGCCGAGTAA
- a CDS encoding DUF4124 domain-containing protein: protein MKFAHWLVLGCVCLLPLSASAQWQWIDKNGKKVFSDQAPPPDVPEKNILRRSGSPPPRGGSAPAAAEADAPDVAAPKAAAAPKPAAVDKELEEKTKKAQAEEKAKQAAEAEKNAKAKADNCDRARQGKATFDSGIRVAKINAKGEREIMDDAARAAEQKRLQSIIESDCK, encoded by the coding sequence ATGAAATTCGCGCATTGGCTCGTACTGGGATGTGTTTGCCTGCTGCCGCTGTCGGCCAGCGCGCAATGGCAATGGATCGACAAGAACGGCAAGAAGGTCTTCAGCGACCAGGCGCCGCCGCCGGACGTGCCGGAAAAGAACATCCTGCGCCGTTCGGGCTCGCCGCCGCCTCGAGGCGGTTCGGCGCCGGCCGCTGCCGAAGCCGACGCGCCCGACGTGGCGGCCCCCAAGGCCGCGGCCGCGCCCAAACCCGCGGCCGTCGACAAGGAACTCGAGGAAAAGACCAAGAAGGCGCAGGCGGAAGAAAAAGCCAAGCAGGCCGCCGAGGCAGAGAAAAACGCCAAGGCCAAGGCCGACAACTGCGACCGCGCGCGCCAGGGCAAAGCCACGTTCGACAGCGGCATCCGCGTGGCCAAGATCAACGCCAAGGGCGAGCGCGAAATCATGGACGACGCGGCCCGGGCCGCCGAGCAGAAGCGCCTTCAGTCGATCATCGAAAGCGACTGCAAGTAA
- a CDS encoding RnfH family protein: protein MIEVTLSCSPAPREVFEQVLRLAPKATVDDAVKASGLSQRFPQLDWRQSMTPGIWGREVGWDQPLEDGDRVELCRPLAVDPKVARRERFQRQGARGTGLFANRRKGGKAGY from the coding sequence ATGATCGAAGTCACGCTGAGCTGCTCGCCCGCACCGCGCGAGGTGTTCGAGCAGGTCCTGCGGCTGGCGCCCAAGGCCACCGTGGACGACGCCGTGAAGGCCAGCGGTCTTTCGCAGCGCTTCCCGCAGCTGGATTGGCGCCAGTCCATGACGCCGGGAATCTGGGGCAGGGAAGTCGGCTGGGACCAGCCGCTCGAGGACGGCGACCGCGTCGAACTGTGCCGGCCCCTGGCCGTCGATCCGAAGGTGGCACGCCGCGAGCGCTTCCAGCGCCAGGGTGCGCGCGGTACCGGTCTCTTTGCGAACCGCCGCAAGGGCGGCAAGGCCGGCTACTGA
- a CDS encoding type II toxin-antitoxin system RatA family toxin, translated as MKTVNKSVLIWYSAEEMYALVTDVEKYPQFLPWCDKSRVIEEDEAGMTAEVGLAFAGLHQSFTTRNTHVPGREVHLKLVDGPFSNLDGIWKFVPVGEPGERACRVELHMSYGFSNFALQALVGPVFDTVASSLVEAFVKRAEQVYGTS; from the coding sequence ATGAAAACCGTCAACAAGTCCGTCCTCATCTGGTACAGCGCCGAAGAGATGTACGCGCTCGTCACCGACGTGGAGAAGTATCCGCAGTTCCTGCCCTGGTGCGACAAGTCCAGGGTCATCGAGGAAGACGAGGCCGGCATGACCGCCGAAGTGGGCCTGGCCTTCGCCGGCCTTCACCAGAGTTTCACCACCCGCAACACCCACGTGCCGGGGCGCGAGGTGCACCTCAAACTGGTCGATGGGCCATTCTCCAACCTTGACGGCATCTGGAAATTCGTGCCCGTGGGCGAACCCGGCGAGCGCGCCTGCCGCGTCGAACTGCACATGAGCTACGGCTTCAGCAACTTCGCATTGCAGGCGCTGGTGGGGCCGGTGTTCGACACCGTGGCCTCCAGCCTGGTCGAAGCCTTCGTCAAGCGCGCCGAACAGGTCTACGGCACATCCTGA
- the smpB gene encoding SsrA-binding protein SmpB translates to MATKKQDTSSRIADNKKAAYNYFFEERFEAGIVLEGWEVKSLREGKVQLTDGYVVIRDGELFVVGLQINPLKSASTHINPDSIRTKKLLLHKEEIRRLVGKVEQKGYTLVPLNLHWKAGKVKCEIALAKGKAEHDKRDTIKDREGKREVERAMKSRSR, encoded by the coding sequence ATGGCCACCAAGAAACAAGATACCTCCTCCCGCATTGCCGACAACAAGAAGGCCGCGTACAACTATTTCTTCGAAGAACGCTTCGAGGCCGGCATCGTCCTCGAAGGCTGGGAAGTCAAATCCCTGCGCGAAGGCAAGGTCCAGCTGACCGACGGCTACGTGGTGATCCGCGACGGCGAGCTCTTTGTCGTGGGCCTGCAGATCAACCCGCTCAAGAGCGCGTCGACCCACATCAACCCTGATTCCATCCGTACCAAGAAGCTGCTGCTGCACAAGGAAGAGATCCGCCGCCTGGTCGGCAAGGTCGAACAAAAGGGCTACACGCTGGTGCCGCTCAACCTGCACTGGAAGGCGGGCAAGGTCAAATGCGAAATTGCGCTGGCCAAGGGCAAGGCCGAGCACGACAAGCGCGACACCATCAAGGACCGCGAAGGCAAGCGCGAGGTCGAGCGCGCGATGAAGAGCCGCAGCCGCTAG
- a CDS encoding lipoprotein gives MSPFRLSSAGIAAALLAGLSALPAFAQPKAADGALVGPNGMTLYTFDKDTAGSGKSACNGGCAANWPPFMATDSDKPAADFTIVTRDDGKKQWAAKGRPLYYWSKDTKPGDKTGDGVGGAWKTAKP, from the coding sequence ATGTCGCCTTTTCGCCTTTCCTCCGCCGGCATTGCCGCCGCGCTGCTCGCCGGCCTGTCCGCGCTTCCCGCATTCGCCCAGCCCAAGGCCGCCGACGGGGCGCTGGTCGGCCCGAACGGCATGACGCTCTACACCTTCGACAAGGACACGGCCGGCAGCGGCAAGTCGGCATGCAATGGCGGCTGCGCGGCCAACTGGCCGCCCTTCATGGCCACCGACAGCGACAAGCCGGCCGCCGACTTCACCATCGTCACGCGCGACGACGGCAAGAAGCAATGGGCCGCCAAGGGCCGGCCGCTCTACTACTGGTCCAAGGACACCAAGCCGGGCGACAAGACGGGCGATGGCGTCGGCGGTGCCTGGAAAACCGCCAAGCCCTGA
- a CDS encoding sigma-70 family RNA polymerase sigma factor, with protein MDARLLADQIPSLRRYARALTGNAWAADDLVQDTLERACSKWRLWVVGSDLRAWLFTVMHNIFASQLRRTPPPHSVVPLDDAAQEVHGGVDPGRDPGMGLDLQRCLMQLPEEQRAVLLLVTLEDLSYAEVAKVLGIPAGTVMSRLSRARARLQELMDGASAPNRPGLRRLK; from the coding sequence ATGGACGCCCGCCTGCTGGCCGACCAGATTCCGAGCCTGCGCCGCTATGCGCGCGCGCTCACGGGCAATGCCTGGGCGGCCGACGACCTGGTGCAGGACACGCTCGAGCGGGCCTGCAGCAAATGGCGGCTCTGGGTGGTGGGCAGCGATCTGCGCGCATGGCTGTTCACGGTCATGCACAACATCTTCGCGAGCCAGCTGCGGCGCACGCCGCCGCCGCACAGCGTCGTGCCGCTGGACGACGCTGCGCAGGAAGTGCACGGCGGCGTCGATCCGGGCCGCGACCCCGGCATGGGCCTCGACCTGCAGCGCTGCCTGATGCAACTGCCCGAGGAACAACGGGCCGTGCTGCTGCTGGTGACGCTCGAAGACCTCTCCTATGCCGAGGTGGCCAAGGTGCTCGGCATCCCCGCCGGCACCGTGATGTCGCGCCTGTCGCGCGCCCGCGCCCGGCTGCAAGAGCTGATGGACGGCGCCTCGGCGCCGAATCGCCCCGGCCTGCGCCGCCTCAAGTGA
- a CDS encoding anti-sigma factor family protein — MNRPAPPPTDDELHALVDGQLAPDRRSAVEDAVAHDPAVAARVAAWRVQRDALRRLHGDLLDEPVPAPLMSALDRNQPRRARQGSWMRWGGMAAGVLIAFAAGWLGNAQWSMRAPPAQVAKAPAMREFVHDASIAHAVYAPEKRHPVEVAATEQQHLVQWLSKRLDRPLKVPDLTAMGYTLVGGRLLPGESGARAQFMFEDTAGERVTLYIGTLDSRAAAGAAAARETAFRFASEGPVPSFYWVDQGFGYAVAGKLPRDVLLKLATLAYRDLS; from the coding sequence ATGAATCGCCCCGCTCCGCCCCCCACCGACGACGAGTTGCATGCCCTCGTCGATGGCCAGCTGGCACCGGACCGCCGGTCCGCGGTCGAAGACGCCGTGGCGCACGACCCGGCCGTTGCGGCGCGGGTGGCGGCCTGGCGCGTCCAGCGAGACGCGCTGCGCCGGCTGCACGGCGATCTGCTCGACGAGCCCGTTCCCGCCCCCTTGATGAGCGCGCTCGATCGCAACCAGCCCCGCCGGGCCCGGCAAGGCAGCTGGATGCGATGGGGCGGCATGGCGGCCGGCGTGCTGATTGCCTTTGCCGCCGGCTGGCTCGGCAATGCCCAATGGTCGATGCGCGCGCCGCCGGCCCAAGTTGCCAAGGCGCCTGCCATGCGCGAATTCGTGCACGACGCGTCCATTGCGCACGCCGTCTATGCGCCCGAGAAAAGGCATCCGGTCGAAGTGGCCGCTACCGAGCAGCAGCACCTCGTGCAATGGCTGTCCAAGCGCCTCGACAGGCCGCTCAAGGTACCGGACCTGACGGCCATGGGCTACACGCTCGTCGGCGGCCGCCTCTTGCCCGGGGAAAGCGGCGCACGCGCCCAGTTCATGTTCGAGGACACCGCCGGCGAGCGCGTGACGCTCTACATCGGCACCCTCGACAGCCGCGCTGCCGCCGGCGCGGCCGCAGCGCGCGAAACAGCCTTCCGTTTCGCGTCCGAAGGGCCCGTGCCAAGCTTCTATTGGGTCGACCAGGGCTTCGGCTATGCCGTTGCCGGCAAGCTACCGCGTGATGTTTTGCTGAAACTGGCGACGCTCGCCTACCGCGATTTGTCCTAA
- a CDS encoding lipoprotein, which yields MKLLSASILAAALLAGCGGMSNKTASAPDTPTRTADGVLVGPNGMTLYTFARDTAGAGTSACNAQCAANWPPLPVAETAKPMGGYTIIMREDGKKQWAYKGWPLYYWTKDSKPGDKTGDGVLNGAWKVARP from the coding sequence ATGAAATTGCTCAGCGCCTCGATCCTCGCGGCGGCATTGCTCGCCGGCTGCGGCGGCATGTCCAACAAGACCGCCAGCGCACCCGACACCCCCACCCGTACCGCCGATGGCGTGCTGGTCGGCCCGAATGGCATGACGCTGTACACCTTCGCCCGCGATACGGCCGGTGCAGGCACCTCCGCCTGCAATGCCCAGTGCGCCGCCAACTGGCCGCCGCTCCCGGTGGCCGAAACGGCCAAGCCGATGGGTGGCTACACCATCATCATGCGCGAAGACGGCAAGAAGCAATGGGCCTACAAGGGCTGGCCGCTCTACTACTGGACGAAGGACAGCAAGCCGGGCGACAAGACCGGCGACGGCGTCCTGAACGGCGCCTGGAAGGTTGCCCGCCCCTGA
- a CDS encoding DMT family transporter, whose product MLLRLTHGGAVWLMVAVTLMWATAGVVTRHLAQAHSFEITFWRSFFTMLALLVILPLWRGRAVFSQIRSGGRELWISGVCWTVMFTAFMVALTLASTASVLVTMSLGPLLTALAARVFIAHRLPVRTWVAIVVAGLGIAWMYGTQLVQGGAAGGSLLGTLVALCVPLAGATNWTVVQHARAKGHDIDLVPAVLIGAALSALLTLPFALPFQANAHDLGLLAFLGVFQLAIPCVLAVLCAQVLKAPEVALLALLEVIFGIALAWIGAGEEPAASVLTGGALVIGALVFNELLALRGRRATVADTALPSAH is encoded by the coding sequence ATGCTGCTGCGCCTGACACACGGCGGGGCTGTGTGGCTCATGGTCGCCGTGACCCTGATGTGGGCCACGGCGGGCGTCGTCACACGGCATCTGGCGCAGGCGCACAGTTTCGAGATCACCTTCTGGCGCAGCTTCTTCACGATGCTTGCGCTGCTGGTGATCTTGCCGCTTTGGCGGGGCCGGGCGGTGTTTTCGCAGATCCGCTCGGGTGGGCGCGAGCTCTGGATCTCGGGCGTCTGCTGGACCGTGATGTTCACGGCCTTCATGGTGGCGCTCACGCTGGCTTCCACGGCCAGCGTGCTGGTCACGATGTCTCTCGGGCCGCTGCTCACCGCGCTTGCCGCGCGCGTCTTCATTGCTCATCGCCTGCCCGTGCGGACCTGGGTGGCCATCGTGGTGGCAGGCCTCGGCATTGCCTGGATGTACGGCACGCAACTGGTGCAGGGCGGGGCCGCGGGCGGATCGCTGCTCGGAACGCTGGTGGCGCTGTGCGTGCCGCTGGCGGGCGCCACCAACTGGACGGTGGTTCAGCATGCGCGTGCCAAGGGGCATGACATCGACCTGGTTCCTGCGGTGCTGATTGGCGCGGCGCTCAGCGCGCTGCTCACGTTGCCCTTTGCCTTGCCGTTCCAGGCGAATGCGCACGACCTCGGCCTGCTCGCTTTCCTGGGCGTTTTCCAGCTGGCCATTCCCTGCGTGCTGGCGGTGCTGTGCGCACAGGTGCTCAAGGCGCCCGAGGTGGCGCTGCTCGCGCTGCTCGAAGTGATCTTCGGCATCGCGCTGGCCTGGATCGGCGCGGGCGAGGAGCCGGCTGCGAGCGTGCTGACCGGCGGTGCCCTGGTCATCGGCGCGCTGGTGTTCAACGAGCTGCTGGCACTGCGCGGACGCCGCGCCACCGTGGCCGACACCGCGCTTCCCAGCGCGCACTGA